Proteins encoded in a region of the Triticum dicoccoides isolate Atlit2015 ecotype Zavitan chromosome 3A, WEW_v2.0, whole genome shotgun sequence genome:
- the LOC119270073 gene encoding CRIB domain-containing protein RIC4-like → MGSREQQRGRRDRFIVIPFSACRSAASVNVVHSKKPRGAGCSGEGTSAAPGIKPAKGESLSLVARLLRGFKNLSHQIFAVYDEEDEEEEEPEMVIGLPTDVKHVAHIGWDGSTSTTSSVRSWNRAAPPPGTTAPATASASTSASASSSAAPPPPQAQPPALSARQFELAMAAQASAATTGTTASTSGTGTSGAARRHRHYS, encoded by the exons ATGGGCAGCAGGGAGCAGCAGCGCGGCCGGAGGGACCGCTTCATCGTCATCCCCTTCTCCGCCTGCCGCTCCGCCGCCAGCGTCAACGTCGTCCACTCCAAGAAGCCCCGAG GTGCTGGCTGTAGCGGCGAGGGGACGTCGGCGGCGCCGGGGATTAAGCCGGCCAAGGGGGAGTCGCTGTCGCTGGTGGCGCGGCTGCTCCGGGGGTTCAAGAACCTCTCCCACCAGATCTTCGCGGtgtacgacgaggaggacgaggaggaggaggagccggagatGGTGATCGGGCTCCCCACGGACGTCAAGCACGTCGCGCACATCGGCTGGGACGGCAGCACCAGCACCACCTCCAGCGTCCGCTCCTGGAACCGCGCCGCCCCTCCTCCTGGCACCACCGCTCCGGCCACCGCGTCGGCGTCCAcctcagcctcagcctcctcctccgccgctccTCCACCGCCACAGGCGCAGCCGCCGGCGCTGTCCGCGCGGCAGTTCGAGCTCGCCATGGCCGCGCAGGCGTCCGCGGCCACCACGGGGACCACGGCCAGCACCAGCGGCACCGGCACCAGCGGCGCCGCCCGGCGCCACCGCCACTACAGCTAG